In Pseudomonas hamedanensis, a single window of DNA contains:
- a CDS encoding HipA domain-containing protein: MHKLTLQIFTAGYWQDAMVLNFDDPEKGFESRCSFGYEAGYLLNNIESIGSPFSKAVSALYPLDWDGQRSKTPAFVHDIAPAGAAKRFLLARLGQERPAEISPDLFLLGRRTPAPIGNMRIKESAEAVDERRPIGFKRAEVIHRDNRFLEYAYEQGAAIGGATGAGGEAPKLLLAQNHAGLLYPDAVLDDVDVQQHWFVKFARNKGGQTDQDILRSEFHYYKALQILGIETVAAEGLALEEANKPSLWMQRFDREVKDGAVSRYAVESIYSLAGVTTPGSAMNHLEVIRMLAGFWRQAGQASQIPALVADYLRRDLINKILGNSDNHGRNTAIIRRENAFQLAPIYDLAPMVMDDEGVTRTTKWPKELERAGDVDWRGVCRILADSADPDEPLAVLDASELFDELRADARRLAALPDILAASGLPARTMNHPGIHLKNLEQRLKEWDLQ, translated from the coding sequence ATGCATAAGCTGACGCTACAGATTTTCACCGCCGGGTATTGGCAGGACGCGATGGTTCTCAACTTCGATGATCCTGAAAAAGGCTTCGAAAGCCGCTGCAGTTTCGGTTACGAGGCGGGCTATCTGTTGAATAACATTGAATCCATCGGGTCGCCTTTTTCCAAAGCCGTGAGCGCCCTCTATCCTCTGGATTGGGATGGTCAGCGCTCGAAAACGCCAGCCTTTGTACATGACATCGCTCCGGCAGGCGCAGCCAAGCGATTTCTGCTCGCTCGCTTAGGCCAGGAAAGACCCGCTGAGATCAGCCCCGATCTGTTTCTGCTGGGCCGCCGCACACCGGCTCCCATTGGCAACATGCGAATCAAGGAATCGGCAGAAGCAGTCGATGAAAGAAGGCCGATCGGATTCAAGCGCGCGGAGGTTATCCACCGCGACAACCGCTTTCTTGAATACGCCTACGAGCAGGGTGCGGCCATTGGTGGCGCGACAGGAGCGGGCGGTGAAGCTCCGAAACTTTTATTGGCGCAGAACCATGCCGGTCTTCTGTATCCGGATGCAGTGCTGGATGACGTTGACGTCCAACAGCACTGGTTCGTGAAATTTGCCAGAAACAAGGGGGGGCAGACCGATCAGGACATCCTGCGCAGTGAATTCCATTACTACAAAGCGTTGCAGATATTGGGAATCGAAACGGTCGCGGCAGAAGGCCTTGCCTTGGAAGAGGCGAACAAACCGAGTTTGTGGATGCAGCGTTTTGATCGAGAAGTTAAGGACGGCGCAGTCAGCCGGTATGCCGTCGAATCGATTTACTCCCTGGCGGGAGTGACGACGCCAGGCAGCGCCATGAATCATCTGGAAGTCATCCGCATGCTCGCCGGGTTCTGGCGCCAAGCGGGGCAGGCCAGCCAGATTCCTGCTCTGGTCGCGGATTACCTTCGCCGGGATCTGATCAACAAGATCCTCGGAAACTCGGATAACCACGGCCGTAACACGGCGATCATCCGTCGGGAGAACGCATTTCAACTGGCACCGATTTACGACTTGGCCCCGATGGTCATGGATGACGAAGGTGTGACCCGTACGACCAAATGGCCAAAAGAGCTGGAGCGGGCGGGAGATGTCGATTGGCGAGGTGTCTGTCGCATATTGGCCGATAGCGCAGATCCGGACGAACCTTTGGCAGTACTTGATGCCTCGGAGCTGTTCGATGAATTACGCGCGGATGCCCGACGTCTGGCCGCGCTGCCGGATATTCTCGCGGCCAGCGGTTTGCCCGCCAGAACCATGAACCACCCGGGCATTCATCTGAAAAACCTCGAGCAACGTTTGAAAGAGTGGGACCTGCAATGA
- a CDS encoding ABC transporter substrate-binding protein gives MKFQPLLALGLTILAASTQAFGGATLDRIEAKKELVGVLMESYPPFSFLNEQNQLDGFDVDVAKAVADKLGVKLRLETPSWDVIAAGRWSGRYDICICSMTPSKARAEVFDFPVEYYASPAVIVVNAKDERIHSAKDLSGKKVGLTSASSYESYLNKNLVIEGAEDTQLQYPFEDVQIAPYDTDNVAFQDLGLGAGVRLDAILTNLVTAQPRLNQDSRFKLAGESLYSEPNSVAIEKGDPQWDGKVREVFAQLKQDGTLSKLSQKWIGADISR, from the coding sequence GTGAAATTCCAACCGCTATTGGCCCTGGGCCTGACGATACTGGCCGCCTCTACCCAAGCCTTCGGCGGCGCGACGCTGGATCGCATCGAGGCGAAAAAAGAGCTGGTCGGCGTGCTGATGGAAAGCTATCCGCCGTTCTCGTTTCTCAACGAGCAGAATCAGCTCGACGGCTTCGACGTCGACGTGGCGAAAGCCGTGGCTGACAAACTCGGGGTCAAGTTGCGCCTTGAAACACCGTCCTGGGACGTGATTGCCGCCGGCCGCTGGAGCGGGCGCTACGACATCTGCATTTGCTCGATGACCCCGAGCAAGGCCCGCGCCGAAGTGTTCGACTTCCCCGTCGAGTACTACGCCTCGCCAGCGGTGATCGTGGTCAACGCCAAGGATGAGCGCATTCACAGCGCCAAAGACCTGAGCGGCAAGAAAGTCGGCCTGACCAGCGCCTCCAGCTATGAAAGCTATCTGAACAAGAACCTGGTCATCGAAGGCGCCGAGGACACGCAACTGCAATATCCGTTCGAGGATGTGCAGATCGCGCCTTACGACACCGACAACGTCGCCTTCCAGGACCTCGGCCTGGGCGCCGGGGTGCGGCTGGATGCGATCCTCACCAATCTGGTCACCGCGCAGCCGCGTCTGAACCAGGACTCACGCTTCAAACTGGCCGGCGAATCGCTGTACTCCGAGCCAAACTCGGTGGCCATCGAAAAAGGTGATCCACAGTGGGACGGCAAAGTGCGCGAGGTGTTTGCCCAGCTCAAACAGGACGGCACGCTGAGCAAGCTTTCGCAGAAATGGATCGGCGCCGATATCAGCCGATGA
- a CDS encoding helix-turn-helix domain-containing protein, whose protein sequence is MSLTVLERTALIESIQESLAQGTLEIGDAVRRLRVEVTGLHQTQFARMCKISVRTLVHIEHGEGNQTLKSLNAVFRPFGMKMGVVRIRRDNL, encoded by the coding sequence ATGAGCCTGACCGTCCTCGAGCGCACGGCGCTCATCGAAAGCATTCAGGAATCGCTGGCCCAAGGTACCTTGGAAATCGGTGACGCCGTGCGCCGCTTGCGCGTGGAAGTCACTGGTTTGCATCAGACCCAGTTCGCGAGGATGTGCAAGATCTCTGTCCGCACCCTGGTACATATCGAACACGGCGAAGGCAATCAGACCCTGAAATCACTGAACGCCGTGTTCCGCCCATTCGGCATGAAAATGGGCGTTGTGCGGATTCGCCGGGACAACCTTTGA
- a CDS encoding amino acid ABC transporter permease — MTSFPPPPQPPQPVAESRLQRLFGFRTRLYLTWFALFCLFAGFFLSFDLKFAIILDKLPNLVGLKLAPNGFLQGAALTLFLCACSIIASSLLGFVTALARLSNSAVAFGIASFYTSFFRGTPLLIQILLIYLGLPQLGIVPGAIVAGIIALSLNYGAYLSEIFRAGIVGVDHGQREASLALGLRESVIFWRITLPQAMRTIIPPTTNQFISMLKDSSLISVMGVWEVMFLAQSYGRSSYRYIEMLTTAAIIYWLMSIGLELIQARMERHYGKAYVRRS, encoded by the coding sequence ATGACTTCTTTTCCGCCCCCGCCACAGCCACCGCAACCGGTGGCTGAGTCACGCCTGCAACGGCTGTTCGGCTTTCGCACCCGGCTGTACCTGACCTGGTTCGCGCTGTTCTGCCTGTTTGCCGGATTTTTTCTGAGCTTCGATCTGAAGTTTGCGATCATCCTCGACAAGCTGCCCAATCTTGTCGGTCTTAAACTGGCGCCTAATGGCTTTCTGCAAGGCGCAGCGCTGACGCTGTTCCTGTGTGCCTGCTCAATTATCGCTTCGTCACTGCTGGGCTTCGTCACCGCTCTGGCGCGTCTGTCGAACAGCGCCGTGGCGTTCGGCATCGCCAGTTTCTACACCTCGTTCTTTCGCGGCACGCCGTTGCTGATCCAGATCCTGCTGATCTACCTCGGCCTGCCGCAACTGGGCATCGTGCCCGGCGCGATTGTCGCCGGCATCATTGCCCTGTCACTGAACTACGGCGCCTACCTGAGCGAAATCTTCCGCGCCGGCATCGTTGGCGTGGACCACGGCCAACGCGAAGCGTCGCTGGCGCTGGGCCTGCGTGAAAGTGTGATCTTCTGGCGCATCACCCTGCCCCAGGCCATGCGCACTATCATTCCCCCCACCACCAACCAGTTCATCTCGATGCTCAAGGACTCCTCGCTGATCTCGGTGATGGGCGTCTGGGAAGTGATGTTTCTCGCACAATCGTATGGCCGTTCGAGCTATCGCTACATCGAGATGCTGACCACCGCGGCGATCATCTACTGGCTGATGTCGATCGGGCTGGAACTCATCCAGGCGCGGATGGAGCGGCACTACGGCAAGGCGTATGTGCGGCGCAGCTGA
- a CDS encoding GNAT family N-acetyltransferase → MTASLADWKGVPAPSATLLEGRFIRLEKLDPARHADELYAALEGPGADPKLWDYLPYGPFAQRSAFNAWLNNHAANSDPYFFSVIDNATGQVQGILSLMSIVPAQGRIEIGHVTFGAPMQRSPKSTEAVYLLAKYAFELGYRRLEWKCNNGNARSRYAAERLGFSFEGVFRQHMVVKGQNRDTAWFSMLDSEWPAIGAGFERWLSEANQTTSGQLKTLADCRS, encoded by the coding sequence ATGACCGCTTCACTCGCTGACTGGAAAGGCGTACCCGCCCCTTCCGCCACCCTGCTCGAGGGCCGCTTCATTCGTCTGGAAAAACTCGATCCGGCGCGTCATGCCGACGAACTGTACGCCGCCCTCGAAGGCCCCGGCGCTGATCCGAAACTCTGGGATTATCTGCCTTACGGCCCGTTCGCGCAGCGCAGTGCGTTCAACGCCTGGCTGAACAACCACGCGGCCAACAGCGACCCGTATTTTTTCAGCGTCATCGACAACGCTACGGGTCAGGTGCAGGGCATTCTCAGCCTGATGTCGATTGTCCCGGCGCAGGGCCGTATCGAAATCGGCCACGTCACCTTCGGCGCACCGATGCAGCGTTCACCCAAAAGTACCGAGGCGGTGTATTTGTTGGCCAAGTACGCGTTCGAACTCGGCTACCGTCGGCTGGAATGGAAGTGCAACAACGGCAACGCCCGCTCCCGATACGCCGCCGAGCGTCTGGGCTTCAGCTTCGAAGGCGTGTTCCGTCAGCACATGGTGGTCAAGGGACAGAACCGTGATACGGCGTGGTTTTCGATGCTGGATTCGGAGTGGCCGGCGATCGGCGCAGGGTTTGAGCGTTGGCTGTCAGAGGCGAATCAGACCACGTCGGGGCAACTGAAAACCTTGGCCGATTGCCGTAGCTGA
- the oadA gene encoding sodium-extruding oxaloacetate decarboxylase subunit alpha, which translates to MSKKIFVTDTILRDAHQSLLATRMRTEDMLPICDKLDKVGYWSLECWGGATFDACVRFLKEDPWERLRQLRAALPNTRLQMLLRGQNLLGYRHYSDDVVKAFVAKAAVNGIDVFRIFDAMNDVRNLRVAIEAVKAAGKHAQGTIAYTTSPVHTIDAFVAQARQMESMGCDSVAIKDMAGLLTPYATGELVRALKAEQSLPVFIHSHDTAGLAAMCQLKAIENGADHIDTAISSFASGTSHPGTESMVAALKGTEYDTGLNLELLQEIGLYFYAVRKKYHQFESEFTAVDTRVQVNQVPGGMISNLANQLKEQGALNRMAEVLAEIPRVREDLGFPPLVTPTSQIVGTQAFFNVLAGERYKTITNEVKLYLQGGYGKAPGVVNEKLRRQAIGSEDVIDVRPADLLKPEMTKLRADIGALAKSEEDVLTFAMFPDIGRKFLEERAAGTLTPEVLLPIPEAGAVASVGGEGVPTEFVIDVHGETYRVDITGVGVKAEGKRHFYLSIDGMPEEVVFEPLNEFVGGGSSKRKQASAPGHVSTTMPGNIVDVLVKEGDTVKAGQAVLITEAMKMETEVQAAIAGKVAAIHVAKGDRVNPGEILIEIEG; encoded by the coding sequence ATGAGCAAGAAGATCTTCGTAACAGACACCATCCTGCGCGACGCCCACCAATCGCTGCTCGCCACCCGCATGCGCACCGAAGACATGCTGCCGATCTGCGACAAGCTCGACAAGGTCGGCTACTGGTCGCTGGAATGCTGGGGCGGCGCGACGTTCGACGCCTGCGTGCGCTTCCTCAAGGAAGACCCGTGGGAGCGTCTGCGCCAACTGCGTGCGGCGCTGCCCAACACACGCCTGCAGATGCTGCTGCGCGGGCAGAACCTGCTCGGTTATCGCCATTACAGCGACGACGTGGTCAAGGCCTTCGTCGCCAAGGCTGCGGTCAATGGCATCGATGTATTCCGCATCTTCGATGCCATGAACGATGTGCGTAACCTGCGTGTCGCCATCGAAGCGGTGAAGGCGGCCGGCAAACATGCGCAAGGCACCATCGCTTACACCACCAGCCCGGTGCACACCATCGATGCCTTCGTGGCGCAGGCCAGGCAAATGGAATCCATGGGTTGCGATTCGGTGGCGATCAAGGACATGGCCGGCTTGCTGACGCCATACGCCACCGGTGAACTGGTGCGCGCGTTGAAAGCCGAACAGTCGCTGCCAGTGTTCATCCACTCCCACGACACCGCTGGCCTGGCGGCAATGTGTCAGCTTAAAGCGATCGAAAACGGTGCCGATCACATCGACACCGCAATCTCCAGCTTCGCTTCCGGCACCAGCCATCCGGGCACCGAATCGATGGTCGCCGCGCTCAAGGGCACCGAGTACGACACCGGTCTCAATCTGGAACTGCTGCAGGAAATCGGTCTGTACTTCTATGCGGTGCGCAAGAAGTACCATCAGTTCGAAAGCGAGTTCACTGCCGTCGATACCCGCGTGCAAGTCAACCAGGTGCCGGGCGGGATGATCTCCAACCTCGCCAACCAGTTGAAAGAACAGGGCGCACTGAACCGCATGGCCGAAGTGCTCGCGGAGATCCCGCGGGTGCGTGAAGACCTCGGCTTCCCGCCGCTGGTGACCCCGACGTCGCAGATTGTCGGCACCCAGGCGTTCTTCAACGTGCTGGCCGGTGAGCGGTACAAGACCATCACCAACGAAGTGAAGCTCTATTTGCAGGGCGGCTACGGCAAGGCGCCGGGCGTGGTCAACGAGAAGCTGCGCCGTCAGGCGATCGGCAGCGAAGACGTCATCGACGTGCGTCCGGCGGACCTGCTCAAACCGGAAATGACCAAGCTGCGTGCCGACATCGGTGCACTGGCCAAGTCCGAGGAAGACGTGCTGACCTTCGCCATGTTCCCCGACATCGGCCGCAAGTTCCTCGAAGAGCGCGCTGCCGGCACCCTTACGCCCGAAGTGCTGCTGCCGATTCCGGAAGCGGGCGCGGTCGCCTCGGTGGGCGGTGAAGGCGTGCCGACCGAGTTCGTCATCGACGTCCACGGCGAAACCTACCGCGTCGACATCACCGGTGTCGGCGTCAAGGCCGAAGGCAAGCGTCACTTCTATCTGTCCATCGACGGCATGCCGGAAGAAGTGGTGTTCGAGCCACTCAACGAATTTGTCGGCGGGGGCAGCAGCAAACGCAAACAGGCTTCGGCACCGGGCCACGTCAGCACCACCATGCCGGGCAACATCGTCGATGTGCTGGTCAAGGAGGGTGACACCGTCAAGGCTGGCCAGGCTGTGTTGATCACTGAAGCCATGAAGATGGAAACCGAAGTCCAGGCCGCCATTGCCGGCAAGGTCGCCGCGATCCATGTGGCCAAGGGTGACCGGGTCAATCCGGGCGAAATTCTCATCGAGATCGAAGGCTGA
- a CDS encoding autotransporter outer membrane beta-barrel domain-containing protein, whose protein sequence is MTAQYVFAPKHLALAISLAMGCVALANAEQSAEGTEPPPSVDATEVPETSPKEKAVQRLQGFLSDASTVPITFTAPETAFNGTDVNDLIILKDGASFTGRLDGGKGDNVLLLDAANGGTLSDTRNFNGLFIAQGDWTLSPKGSFQEGVLVNSGAALTNLGSIKGHVYVQKGGGFAGKGTVGNLEVDGLLTVNEALGSPRVKGNLHLSPTAELAYEVTPGGAQTIKVDGTAQLEGATLKIVAAPGEYPQSSQYKIIEAREVKGQFGRIENDLAFMTATAQYNKKSVGLTYARNEVELPSVATTDNGRAIAESIIEAPTAPLSPSPSASALPSAIPASAVASTPAAGPVASSSTAPLPSPMLDETVTAQIDEAPEQPIVELAKPANAAVAALLTSDKTTAPIALEQLAAGSNANLAKATLNSIMPVSASMLSAMRQLDNRSGATYGSRSSPRQAAGGEDSGRVWIQALGHGGNVDRNVDTTLKHATQGLVMGADWRLDEQWHVGLLGGKSQTQLDARQYDGDLDSWHLGAYAVRQDGPLSLRLGATYARHDGSSTRRVAFKGFSDRLKGNYDATTQQAFAEAGFNLGRDHLTLEPFASLGYQRYQRDTYSEKGGDAALKVYGQTRDNFSSTFGLRVAKINSLDNGMHLTPRLSAGWKHTFGEIESDTRQQLLKGGKRFEVAGAALDRNSLSMEAGLDLGLSAAHTLGVGLTGEMGNDSRTYGVAGQWRMAF, encoded by the coding sequence ATGACCGCTCAATACGTATTCGCACCAAAACACTTGGCTCTGGCTATTTCGCTGGCAATGGGTTGCGTAGCACTGGCCAACGCCGAGCAATCCGCTGAAGGCACCGAGCCGCCCCCAAGCGTGGACGCGACCGAGGTGCCGGAAACAAGCCCTAAAGAAAAAGCCGTGCAACGACTTCAGGGCTTTCTCAGCGACGCGAGCACGGTCCCCATCACCTTCACAGCACCGGAAACCGCTTTCAACGGTACCGACGTCAACGACCTGATCATTCTCAAGGACGGCGCCAGCTTCACTGGCCGGCTGGATGGGGGTAAGGGCGATAACGTGCTGCTCCTGGATGCTGCGAACGGCGGCACGCTGAGCGACACGCGCAACTTCAATGGACTATTCATCGCCCAGGGCGACTGGACGCTGAGCCCAAAAGGTAGTTTTCAGGAAGGCGTGCTGGTAAACAGCGGCGCAGCCCTGACCAACCTTGGAAGCATCAAGGGTCATGTTTATGTCCAGAAGGGCGGCGGCTTCGCAGGTAAAGGCACAGTGGGAAATCTTGAGGTCGACGGGTTGCTCACCGTCAATGAAGCCCTCGGCAGTCCGCGAGTGAAAGGCAATCTGCATTTGTCCCCCACTGCCGAACTGGCTTACGAGGTTACTCCCGGCGGCGCTCAGACTATCAAGGTCGATGGCACCGCCCAGCTGGAAGGCGCCACCCTGAAAATCGTTGCAGCTCCCGGTGAATATCCACAAAGCAGCCAATACAAAATCATTGAAGCGCGCGAGGTGAAAGGCCAGTTCGGCAGGATCGAGAACGATCTGGCGTTCATGACCGCCACAGCCCAGTACAACAAGAAATCCGTCGGACTGACTTACGCTCGCAACGAGGTAGAGCTGCCGAGCGTTGCCACCACAGACAACGGCCGGGCAATTGCCGAAAGCATTATCGAAGCGCCGACAGCCCCTCTATCGCCGTCGCCATCAGCATCGGCACTGCCATCCGCGATACCGGCATCAGCGGTTGCATCGACCCCCGCTGCAGGTCCGGTGGCATCTTCATCAACCGCCCCTCTGCCCTCGCCAATGCTTGACGAGACTGTCACCGCACAAATTGACGAGGCGCCCGAACAGCCAATCGTCGAGCTTGCGAAACCCGCTAACGCAGCCGTCGCTGCATTGCTGACCAGCGATAAAACCACTGCTCCCATTGCGCTGGAACAACTCGCCGCCGGCAGCAACGCCAACCTCGCCAAAGCCACGCTGAACAGCATCATGCCGGTCAGTGCGAGCATGCTCTCGGCGATGCGGCAACTGGACAACCGTTCCGGCGCAACTTACGGCTCGCGCAGCTCACCTCGCCAAGCGGCGGGCGGCGAAGATTCCGGTCGGGTCTGGATTCAGGCGCTGGGTCATGGCGGCAACGTTGATCGCAACGTCGACACCACTCTCAAGCACGCCACCCAAGGCCTGGTCATGGGCGCCGACTGGCGACTCGACGAGCAATGGCATGTCGGCCTGCTCGGCGGCAAATCACAGACGCAGCTCGATGCCCGTCAATACGATGGTGATCTCGACAGCTGGCATCTCGGCGCCTACGCCGTGCGCCAGGACGGCCCGTTGTCTCTGCGCCTCGGCGCCACCTACGCCCGCCATGACGGCAGCAGCACACGGCGGGTCGCCTTCAAGGGCTTCAGTGATCGCCTCAAAGGCAACTACGACGCCACTACTCAACAGGCGTTTGCCGAGGCCGGGTTCAATCTGGGCCGCGACCATCTGACCCTCGAGCCTTTCGCCAGCCTGGGTTATCAGCGCTATCAGCGCGACACCTACAGCGAAAAGGGCGGCGACGCGGCGCTGAAAGTCTACGGGCAGACCCGTGACAATTTCAGCAGCACCTTCGGCCTGCGGGTTGCGAAGATCAATTCGCTGGATAACGGCATGCACCTGACTCCACGGCTGAGCGCGGGCTGGAAACACACCTTCGGCGAGATCGAAAGCGATACCCGCCAGCAACTGCTCAAGGGCGGCAAGCGTTTCGAGGTGGCCGGTGCCGCGCTGGATCGAAACAGTCTGTCCATGGAGGCGGGGCTGGATCTCGGACTGTCGGCGGCGCACACCCTCGGTGTAGGGTTAACCGGCGAAATGGGCAATGACAGCCGAACGTATGGCGTGGCGGGTCAGTGGCGCATGGCGTTCTGA
- a CDS encoding homocysteine S-methyltransferase family protein has product MGAAETVILDGGMGRELQRAGAPFRQPEWSALALSEAPQAVEAVHAAYIASGANVITSNSYAVVPFHIGEARFAAEGQALAALAGELAQRAVQASGKAVRVAGSLPPLFGSYRPDLFEADRVTELLTPLVQGLAPHVDLWLAETQSSIVEARAIHAGLPKDGKPFWLSFTLKDEDTDEVPRLRSGEPVVEAAAAAAELGVQTLLFNCSQPEVIGAAIDAARDTFQRLGVAINIGAYANAFPPQPKEATANDGLDPLRDDLDPPGYLHWALDWQQRGASHLGGCCGIGPEHIAVLAQKLGS; this is encoded by the coding sequence ATGGGCGCAGCAGAAACGGTCATTCTTGATGGCGGCATGGGCCGAGAGTTGCAACGCGCGGGTGCGCCGTTCCGCCAGCCCGAGTGGTCGGCATTGGCACTGAGCGAGGCGCCGCAAGCGGTCGAGGCCGTGCATGCCGCCTACATCGCCAGTGGTGCCAACGTGATCACCAGCAACAGCTATGCGGTGGTGCCGTTTCACATTGGCGAGGCACGATTTGCCGCTGAAGGCCAGGCGCTGGCGGCGCTGGCCGGGGAGCTGGCGCAGCGTGCGGTGCAGGCGTCGGGCAAAGCCGTGCGAGTGGCCGGCTCGTTGCCGCCGCTGTTTGGCTCGTACCGTCCGGACCTGTTCGAAGCGGATCGCGTGACCGAGCTGCTGACGCCGCTGGTCCAGGGGCTGGCTCCCCACGTCGATCTATGGCTGGCGGAGACCCAGAGTTCCATCGTCGAGGCGCGCGCCATCCACGCCGGTCTGCCGAAGGATGGCAAGCCATTCTGGCTGTCGTTCACCCTCAAAGATGAAGACACCGATGAAGTGCCGCGCTTGCGCTCCGGTGAGCCTGTGGTCGAAGCGGCTGCTGCGGCGGCGGAACTGGGTGTGCAGACGCTGCTGTTCAATTGCAGCCAGCCGGAAGTGATTGGTGCGGCGATTGATGCGGCGCGCGACACTTTCCAGCGTCTTGGGGTGGCTATCAATATTGGCGCTTACGCCAACGCCTTTCCACCACAGCCCAAGGAAGCCACGGCCAACGACGGACTCGATCCGTTGCGCGATGATCTCGATCCGCCGGGTTATCTGCACTGGGCGCTGGACTGGCAACAGCGCGGCGCCAGCCATCTGGGCGGCTGCTGCGGGATCGGGCCGGAACATATTGCGGTGCTGGCGCAAAAACTCGGTAGCTGA
- a CDS encoding acetyl-CoA carboxylase biotin carboxylase subunit: MIKKILIANRGEIAVRIVRACAEMGIRSVAIFSDADRHALHVKRADEAHSVGAEPLAGYLNPRKLVNLAVETGCDALHPGYGFLSENAELAEICAERGIKFIGPSAEVIRRMGDKTEARRSMIKAGVPVTPGTEGNVAGIEEALIEGDRIGYPVMLKATSGGGGRGIRRCNSREELEQNFPRVISEATKAFGSAEVFLEKCIVNPKHIEAQILGDSFGNVVHLFERDCSIQRRNQKLIEIAPSPQLTPEQRAYIGDLSVRAAKAVGYENAGTVEFLLAEGEVYFMEMNTRVQVEHTITEEITGIDIVREQIRIASGLPLSVKQEDIQHRGFALQFRINAEDPKNNFLPSFGKITRYYAPGGPGVRTDTAIYTGYTIPPFYDSMCLKLVVWALTWEEAMDRGLRALDDMRLQGVKTTAAYYQEILRNPEFRSGQFNTSFVESHPELTNYSIKRKPEELALAIAAAIAAHAGL; the protein is encoded by the coding sequence GTGATAAAAAAGATCCTGATCGCCAACCGTGGTGAGATTGCCGTACGAATCGTACGAGCCTGCGCCGAAATGGGCATTCGCTCGGTGGCGATTTTCTCCGACGCTGATCGCCATGCCTTGCATGTGAAGCGTGCGGACGAGGCCCACAGTGTCGGTGCCGAGCCACTGGCTGGCTACCTGAACCCGCGCAAGCTGGTGAATCTGGCGGTGGAAACCGGCTGCGATGCGCTGCACCCCGGCTACGGTTTCCTCTCCGAGAACGCCGAATTGGCGGAAATCTGCGCCGAGCGTGGTATCAAATTCATCGGCCCGTCGGCGGAAGTCATCCGGCGCATGGGCGACAAAACCGAAGCGCGCCGCAGCATGATCAAGGCCGGCGTACCGGTGACGCCTGGTACCGAAGGCAACGTTGCCGGTATCGAGGAGGCACTGATCGAAGGCGACCGCATCGGTTACCCGGTGATGCTCAAGGCCACTTCCGGTGGCGGCGGCCGTGGTATTCGCCGCTGCAACAGTCGCGAAGAACTCGAACAGAACTTTCCCCGAGTGATTTCCGAGGCCACCAAGGCTTTCGGTTCGGCGGAAGTCTTTCTGGAAAAATGCATCGTCAATCCCAAGCACATCGAAGCGCAGATTCTCGGCGACAGCTTCGGCAACGTCGTGCACCTGTTCGAGCGTGACTGCTCGATCCAGCGGCGCAACCAGAAGCTCATTGAAATCGCACCGAGTCCGCAACTGACTCCGGAACAGCGCGCCTATATCGGTGACCTGTCGGTGCGGGCGGCCAAGGCGGTGGGATACGAAAATGCCGGTACCGTGGAGTTCCTGCTCGCCGAGGGCGAGGTGTACTTCATGGAGATGAACACGCGGGTGCAGGTGGAACACACCATCACCGAAGAAATCACCGGCATCGACATCGTCCGCGAGCAGATCCGCATCGCCTCCGGCTTGCCGCTGTCGGTCAAGCAGGAAGACATCCAGCACCGTGGTTTCGCGTTGCAATTCCGCATCAATGCGGAGGATCCGAAGAACAATTTCCTGCCAAGCTTCGGCAAGATTACCCGCTACTACGCTCCCGGCGGTCCGGGCGTGCGCACCGACACGGCAATCTATACCGGCTACACCATTCCGCCGTTCTACGACTCGATGTGCCTGAAGCTGGTGGTCTGGGCACTGACCTGGGAAGAAGCGATGGACCGTGGCCTGCGCGCCCTCGACGACATGCGTCTGCAAGGTGTGAAAACCACCGCCGCGTATTACCAGGAAATCCTGCGCAACCCGGAATTCCGCAGCGGCCAGTTCAACACCAGCTTCGTTGAAAGCCACCCGGAACTGACCAACTACTCGATCAAGCGCAAACCCGAAGAGCTGGCCCTGGCCATCGCCGCCGCCATCGCCGCCCACGCAGGCCTGTGA